The Lujinxingia vulgaris genome includes a region encoding these proteins:
- a CDS encoding serine/threonine-protein kinase, with translation MDWNPPQPGDLFEGKYRIDAVLGVGGFAHVYRATQLDLGRPVALKVLKPFAPPRSGDAEAAEEVWIKRFRREAQLVAQLRDPHTITMYEYGQADSGMSYMAFEFVSGKSLDIVLKESGPLSAKRVASILEQALQSLAEAHEYGVLHRDIKPANILVYEHLGKSDRVKVLDFGIAKPLADETDLTSSDLTQAGMIVGTPSYMAPEQLTGEGIGPASDIYSMGLVAFELLTGGKAAAGPTTMTIISKQLSPEIFKVPSDLDVPAGLRSIIDCMLAKNLNTRFKTASEVVALLEHWDSDTPLVGDLTPAPQPAPAPVAAGFGGPPPEAHITPPTTAPPAATPLTGELSGEFEAPRKKGIAAPVIAIILLLLLIGAGLFWTMRQQSPAPTPDPQAELATSPTPDPEPSPTPEPVEPLEEPAPEPEPVAIAPLVIETDPAGLALFIDDEPVGTSPLTLPSDELQYPLTLVARHDDGRETSRLVEDPSEPISLTLPEPQPEPQAEAQPRTTRTKRTRPAPQREPETAKTQPAPQPEPEPQPEPEPEPQSDERPQNDSKKKADPEPSFPALDTLF, from the coding sequence ATGGACTGGAATCCGCCCCAACCCGGCGACCTCTTCGAAGGCAAATACCGTATCGACGCCGTCCTCGGTGTCGGCGGCTTCGCGCACGTCTACCGAGCCACCCAGCTCGACCTCGGTCGCCCTGTCGCCTTGAAGGTCCTCAAGCCCTTCGCCCCCCCGCGCTCCGGCGACGCCGAAGCCGCCGAGGAAGTCTGGATCAAACGCTTCCGACGCGAGGCCCAGCTCGTCGCACAGCTGCGCGACCCCCACACCATCACGATGTACGAGTACGGACAGGCCGACAGTGGCATGTCCTACATGGCCTTCGAGTTCGTCTCCGGCAAAAGCCTCGACATCGTCCTCAAAGAGTCCGGCCCCCTCTCCGCAAAACGCGTAGCCTCCATCCTTGAGCAGGCCCTCCAGAGCCTCGCAGAGGCCCACGAGTACGGCGTCCTCCACCGCGACATCAAGCCTGCCAACATCCTCGTCTACGAGCACCTCGGCAAATCCGACCGAGTCAAAGTCCTCGACTTCGGCATCGCCAAACCCCTCGCAGATGAGACCGACCTCACCTCCAGCGATCTCACGCAGGCCGGCATGATCGTCGGCACCCCCAGCTACATGGCGCCTGAGCAGCTCACCGGCGAGGGCATTGGCCCGGCCAGTGACATCTACAGCATGGGTCTGGTGGCCTTTGAGCTTCTCACCGGTGGTAAGGCCGCGGCTGGCCCCACCACCATGACCATCATCAGCAAGCAGCTCAGCCCCGAGATCTTCAAGGTCCCTTCCGACCTCGATGTCCCGGCCGGACTTCGCTCCATCATTGACTGCATGCTCGCAAAGAACCTCAACACCCGCTTCAAGACCGCCTCCGAGGTCGTCGCCCTTCTCGAACACTGGGACTCCGACACTCCCCTCGTCGGCGACCTGACGCCCGCACCCCAACCCGCGCCTGCCCCCGTCGCGGCCGGCTTCGGAGGCCCGCCTCCCGAAGCTCACATCACGCCCCCCACCACCGCCCCCCCGGCTGCCACGCCCCTCACCGGCGAACTCTCCGGAGAATTCGAGGCGCCCCGCAAAAAGGGCATCGCTGCCCCCGTGATCGCCATCATCCTCCTGCTTCTCCTCATCGGCGCGGGCCTCTTCTGGACGATGCGCCAGCAATCCCCCGCACCCACGCCCGACCCTCAAGCCGAACTCGCCACATCTCCCACGCCCGACCCCGAACCTTCCCCGACCCCCGAGCCTGTCGAGCCCCTCGAAGAGCCCGCTCCCGAACCCGAGCCCGTTGCCATCGCCCCGCTGGTCATCGAAACCGACCCCGCCGGCCTGGCCCTCTTCATCGACGACGAGCCCGTCGGCACCTCCCCCTTAACGCTCCCCTCCGACGAGCTCCAATACCCGCTCACCCTCGTCGCCCGCCACGACGACGGCCGCGAAACCTCACGCCTCGTCGAAGATCCCTCCGAGCCCATCTCGCTCACGCTGCCCGAGCCTCAACCCGAGCCCCAGGCGGAAGCGCAACCCCGCACCACACGCACCAAACGCACCCGCCCCGCGCCTCAACGCGAGCCCGAAACCGCCAAAACGCAGCCCGCTCCTCAACCCGAGCCCGAGCCCCAGCCCGAGCCCGAACCGGAGCCCCAATCCGACGAACGCCCACAAAACGACTCCAAAAAGAAGGCCGACCCCGAGCCCAGCTTCCCGGCCCTCGACACCCTCTTCTGA
- the tsaB gene encoding tRNA (adenosine(37)-N6)-threonylcarbamoyltransferase complex dimerization subunit type 1 TsaB — translation MTSPEFASARVLAIDAATRIQALALLDGDQLLENRSQRVRYNHGSALLANVEALFDAQALNLSQVDLVAVGLGPGSFTGLRVALASAKALARAHNKPIIGVSSLAAAALPLALSSPDQPVCVAFDARRNEVYAALFAARDHTLTTLLPENTYAPDDLARQLRALNLSTPITLLGDGIAPYPALQNLCDDPAFHTPPSFLNTPSAIGVALLARQRLATHGPDDLVALEPNYIRPSDARLPSKP, via the coding sequence ATGACCTCCCCCGAATTTGCCTCCGCACGCGTGCTCGCCATCGACGCCGCCACCCGCATCCAGGCCCTCGCCCTCCTCGACGGCGACCAACTCCTGGAAAACCGCTCCCAGCGCGTGCGCTACAACCACGGCAGCGCCCTGCTCGCCAACGTCGAAGCCCTCTTCGACGCCCAGGCCCTCAACCTCTCGCAGGTCGACCTCGTCGCCGTAGGCCTCGGCCCCGGGAGTTTCACCGGTCTTCGCGTCGCCCTCGCCAGCGCCAAGGCCCTCGCACGCGCCCATAACAAGCCCATCATCGGCGTCTCCAGCCTCGCCGCCGCCGCACTCCCCCTGGCACTCAGTTCCCCCGATCAACCGGTCTGTGTCGCCTTCGACGCCCGCCGCAACGAGGTCTACGCCGCGCTCTTCGCCGCTCGCGACCACACCCTCACCACGCTCCTCCCGGAAAACACCTACGCCCCCGACGACCTCGCCAGGCAACTCCGGGCCCTTAACCTCTCCACACCCATCACGCTCCTGGGTGACGGCATCGCCCCCTACCCCGCACTCCAGAACCTCTGCGACGACCCCGCCTTTCACACGCCCCCGTCCTTCCTCAACACCCCATCGGCCATCGGTGTCGCCCTCCTCGCCAGACAGCGCCTCGCCACCCACGGCCCCGATGACCTCGTCGCACTCGAACCAAACTACATCCGCCCCTCCGACGCACGCCTCCCCTCCAAGCCTTAA
- the galU gene encoding UTP--glucose-1-phosphate uridylyltransferase GalU → MVPNPEKKTVRKAVIPVAGFGTRLLPVTKSVPKELLPVVDVPAIQVVVEECVQAGIEEVILITGRGKGGVEDHFDYNFELENILEVRGKVEELERVRSISQMIRTVAIRQKKPLGLGHAILCAREVVGDEPFVVVLPDDLIGSSPSVTRQLIEVYERYGQAVVSVMPVGREEVSRYGIITGENWAPGLHRVRGIVEKPETDVAPSNLAVIGRYLLPPVIFDMLAEVEPDSSGEIQLTDALSRLSRERALVGYEFKGRRHDIGDKLGFLTANISYGLRHPELGPKLLEYLRRKVREADEADGK, encoded by the coding sequence ATGGTTCCGAACCCCGAAAAGAAGACGGTTCGCAAGGCGGTGATTCCGGTGGCGGGCTTTGGGACGCGGCTGTTGCCGGTGACCAAGTCGGTGCCGAAAGAGCTGTTGCCGGTAGTGGATGTGCCGGCGATTCAGGTGGTGGTTGAGGAGTGCGTGCAGGCGGGTATTGAGGAGGTGATTCTCATAACCGGGCGCGGAAAGGGCGGGGTTGAAGACCACTTCGACTACAACTTTGAGCTTGAGAATATCCTGGAGGTGCGGGGGAAGGTTGAGGAGTTGGAGCGCGTGCGCTCAATCAGCCAGATGATTCGCACGGTGGCGATTCGTCAGAAGAAGCCGCTGGGGTTGGGGCATGCGATTTTGTGTGCGCGGGAGGTGGTGGGGGATGAGCCCTTTGTGGTGGTGTTGCCGGATGATTTGATCGGGTCGAGTCCTTCGGTGACGCGGCAGTTGATCGAGGTGTATGAGCGCTATGGGCAGGCGGTGGTGAGTGTGATGCCCGTGGGGCGGGAGGAGGTGTCGCGCTACGGGATCATCACCGGGGAGAACTGGGCGCCGGGGCTGCACCGGGTGCGTGGCATCGTGGAGAAGCCGGAGACGGACGTTGCGCCGTCGAACCTCGCCGTGATCGGGCGCTATCTGTTGCCGCCGGTGATCTTTGACATGCTGGCGGAGGTGGAGCCGGACAGCTCGGGTGAGATTCAGCTGACGGATGCGCTGAGTCGATTGAGCCGGGAGCGTGCGCTGGTGGGGTATGAGTTCAAGGGACGTCGTCATGATATCGGGGATAAGCTGGGATTCTTGACGGCGAACATCTCGTACGGGCTTCGGCATCCGGAGTTGGGGCCGAAGTTGTTGGAGTATCTGCGTCGGAAGGTGCGTGAAGCCGATGAGGCCGATGGGAAGTAA
- the rseP gene encoding RIP metalloprotease RseP, translated as MSFLYFIVLIGVLVFVHELGHFLVARLFDVKVLRFALGFGPTIATYQRGETEYALCALPLGGYVQMLGGDLESIEELPDEERSRALMAKPIWQRSLIILAGPLANFILPIFIYFIFGMMQTTAPPAVVGQAYPEAPAAQAGIKAGDVIVEIDGNPVRFFHDVAHYTRPAYDQPLEIVYERNGERHTTTVTPARFEATDYLGLDQRTYGLIGMHLGTAGSTIALTDHDGPAARAGLAYFDHVIAVDDKPVQRFHELESLIQESDGKPVEIQALRRFPLHVDYGTFYKQRLITLTVTPELVDGAYDIGVTPSEMVIAQVDPDSPVAKAGLKPGDRILAVDDRKFSSWSLMVSHIHNTINQRIVDRDKAGENPPPLDSDFQISFLRDGEQLTTTLTTDVTSYQDQTEQVRYRIFNGWDSFRNSVDPENIPHPFFSRVAYSTSEAFSQTWKFTRMMTLGLVRLAEGRVSTKSIGGPIMIGELAAEAGRAGWEPFLEMMALISINLAILNLLPIPVLDGGQLLLFALEAIKRGPLSFRTRQIAAYIGFTMILMLMILAFKNDIERNWHRAVEYFESR; from the coding sequence ATGAGCTTCCTCTACTTTATCGTCCTCATCGGCGTCCTCGTCTTCGTTCACGAGCTGGGACACTTCCTCGTCGCGCGCCTCTTCGACGTCAAAGTCCTGCGCTTCGCGCTGGGCTTCGGTCCCACCATCGCCACCTACCAGCGTGGTGAGACCGAGTATGCCCTCTGCGCTCTGCCCCTGGGCGGTTACGTCCAGATGCTCGGCGGCGACCTCGAATCCATCGAGGAACTCCCCGACGAAGAGCGCAGCCGCGCCCTGATGGCAAAGCCCATCTGGCAGCGCTCCCTCATCATCCTCGCCGGCCCCCTGGCGAACTTCATCCTGCCGATCTTCATCTACTTCATCTTCGGCATGATGCAGACCACCGCCCCCCCCGCCGTCGTCGGGCAAGCCTACCCCGAGGCCCCCGCTGCACAGGCCGGGATCAAGGCCGGCGACGTCATCGTCGAGATCGACGGCAACCCCGTCCGCTTCTTCCACGATGTCGCCCACTACACCCGCCCCGCTTACGACCAGCCCCTGGAAATCGTCTACGAGCGCAACGGCGAACGTCACACCACCACCGTAACCCCCGCCCGCTTCGAAGCCACAGACTACCTGGGCCTCGATCAGCGCACCTACGGCCTCATCGGCATGCACCTGGGCACCGCCGGCTCCACCATCGCCCTCACCGATCACGATGGCCCCGCCGCCCGCGCCGGACTCGCCTACTTCGATCACGTCATCGCCGTCGACGACAAGCCCGTCCAGCGCTTCCATGAGCTCGAATCCCTTATCCAGGAGAGCGACGGCAAGCCCGTAGAGATCCAGGCCCTGCGGCGCTTCCCCCTCCACGTCGACTACGGCACCTTCTACAAACAACGCCTCATCACCCTCACCGTCACCCCCGAACTCGTCGACGGCGCCTACGACATCGGCGTGACCCCTTCCGAGATGGTCATCGCCCAGGTCGACCCCGACAGCCCCGTCGCAAAGGCCGGCCTCAAACCCGGAGACCGCATCCTCGCCGTCGACGACCGCAAGTTCTCCAGCTGGTCGCTTATGGTCAGCCACATCCACAACACCATCAACCAGCGCATCGTCGACCGCGACAAAGCCGGCGAAAACCCGCCTCCCCTCGATTCAGACTTCCAGATCTCCTTCCTGCGTGACGGTGAGCAGCTCACCACCACCCTCACAACCGACGTCACCTCCTATCAGGATCAGACCGAGCAGGTCCGCTACCGCATCTTCAACGGCTGGGACTCGTTCCGGAACTCCGTCGACCCCGAGAACATCCCCCACCCCTTCTTCAGCCGCGTCGCGTACAGCACCTCCGAGGCCTTCTCCCAGACCTGGAAGTTCACCCGCATGATGACCCTCGGCCTCGTCCGCCTGGCCGAAGGCCGGGTCTCCACCAAGTCCATCGGTGGCCCCATCATGATCGGTGAACTCGCCGCAGAAGCCGGCCGCGCAGGCTGGGAACCCTTCCTCGAAATGATGGCCCTCATCAGCATCAACCTCGCCATCCTCAACCTCCTCCCCATCCCCGTCCTCGACGGCGGCCAACTCCTCCTCTTCGCCCTCGAAGCCATCAAACGTGGCCCCCTGAGTTTCCGTACACGCCAGATCGCCGCATACATCGGCTTCACCATGATCTTGATGCTCATGATCCTGGCATTTAAGAACGACATCGAACGCAACTGGCACCGTGCCGTCGAATACTTCGAATCCCGCTGA
- a CDS encoding heavy metal translocating P-type ATPase, with protein MPAITFHVQGMTCGKCVARVQNALDNLPGVIDHKVDREANLATVTLADADPPSSDEIARAISDAGYPATPLEPSPRSTTASPRVLAFHVEGMTCGKCVARVQHALDNLPGITTHHVDREANLATLTLADADAPSNDEIARAISDAGYPASLLPDRTSEATAKTLNFHVEGMTCGKCVARVQKALDNLPGIAKHQVDRENNTASLSLTPDAPLTPDDIARAISDAGYPATLASDEPPPSITDPSPLQHLSPDKTDSAQPAPNQPPSDANHTTDITPIDIPQNLLEVRGMTCASCVARVEDALSKVEGVEEARVNFATEQARVSWKPGTEPSHQRLIDAIHAAGYEVEEPRPSTSTAPSASAPPRASRISERRKAEADFWKTRWITGVILTIPIMLLDMGPMWLDWQANFAAESTRLITLIYLTGVVIAYVGQGFFKGALSAARHGAVNMDTLVALGAGTAYVFSTIISILYIFGALAHAHPYFESAAMILTLIGLGKWLEARAKGRAGEAIEALLDLGAKQAFVQRDGQWTAVDVSELQPGDLLRVRAGEKIPTDAEVIEGQSDVNEAMVTGESVPVTRVPGDNVIGGTISTDGQLILRATRVGKDTALAQIARQVEEAQESKANIQRLVDRISAIFVPAVILIALATFTAWAILDSPSAAILPAVAVLVIACPCALGLATPTAMMVGSGKGASLGVLIRNAQALERARALHAVVFDKTGTLTTGNMTLTDILPLGGNSNDLLAIAASIEEAGQHPIGMAILRAAQERGLPLPSISNFKTIAGDGVTASHNGQTIAIGKPSWVQDFTGASLPTDDIARLRNQGKTVVAMASPDTPLALFAVEDAPHDDAPALIDWLHKRGTETWLITGDNPQTARIIAERVGIPPERVKAEVRPGDKAAAVKDIQNQGQKVVAMIGDGVNDAPALAQADLGIAIGSGTDVAIESADITLMTSSLDGVRRAIALSAATYNKIRQNLFWAFVYNTVLIPVAALGLLRPAFAAMAMALSSVSVVTNALLLKRRDFTKP; from the coding sequence ATGCCTGCGATCACCTTTCACGTTCAGGGCATGACCTGCGGCAAATGCGTCGCTCGCGTCCAGAACGCACTCGACAACCTCCCCGGCGTCATCGACCACAAGGTCGACCGCGAGGCAAACCTCGCGACCGTCACACTGGCCGACGCCGACCCCCCATCCAGCGACGAAATCGCCCGCGCCATCTCCGACGCAGGCTACCCCGCCACCCCTCTTGAGCCCTCCCCCCGCTCAACCACCGCGTCGCCCCGTGTCCTGGCCTTTCACGTCGAAGGCATGACCTGCGGCAAATGTGTCGCCCGCGTCCAGCACGCTCTCGACAACCTCCCCGGCATCACCACACACCACGTCGACCGCGAGGCAAACCTCGCGACCCTCACACTGGCAGACGCCGACGCGCCCTCCAACGACGAGATCGCCCGCGCCATCTCCGACGCTGGCTACCCCGCCTCACTGCTGCCCGATCGCACCTCGGAGGCCACGGCCAAAACCCTGAACTTCCACGTCGAAGGCATGACCTGCGGCAAATGTGTCGCCCGCGTCCAGAAAGCCCTCGACAACCTCCCCGGCATCGCCAAACACCAAGTCGATCGCGAGAACAACACCGCCTCCCTCTCCCTCACCCCCGACGCCCCCCTCACTCCCGACGACATCGCCCGCGCCATCTCCGACGCTGGCTACCCCGCAACCCTGGCCAGCGACGAGCCCCCCCCTTCCATCACCGATCCATCCCCACTCCAACACCTCTCCCCTGACAAAACCGACTCCGCTCAGCCCGCCCCAAACCAGCCCCCCTCCGACGCAAACCACACGACCGACATCACCCCCATCGACATCCCCCAGAATCTTCTCGAAGTCCGCGGCATGACCTGCGCCTCCTGCGTTGCGCGTGTCGAAGACGCCCTCTCAAAAGTCGAAGGCGTCGAAGAAGCCCGCGTCAACTTCGCCACCGAGCAGGCCCGCGTCAGCTGGAAGCCAGGGACCGAACCCTCCCACCAGCGCCTCATCGACGCCATCCACGCCGCCGGCTACGAAGTCGAAGAGCCACGCCCTTCGACCTCCACCGCCCCCTCAGCATCCGCCCCGCCTCGCGCGTCACGCATCAGCGAACGCCGCAAAGCCGAAGCCGACTTCTGGAAAACGCGCTGGATCACAGGCGTTATCCTCACCATCCCCATCATGCTCCTCGACATGGGACCGATGTGGCTCGACTGGCAAGCAAACTTCGCCGCCGAGAGCACCCGCCTCATCACCCTCATCTACCTCACCGGCGTCGTCATCGCCTACGTCGGGCAGGGCTTCTTCAAGGGCGCCCTCAGCGCCGCACGTCACGGCGCCGTCAACATGGACACCCTCGTCGCCCTGGGCGCAGGCACCGCCTACGTCTTCTCCACTATCATCAGCATCCTCTACATCTTCGGAGCCCTCGCACACGCCCACCCCTACTTCGAAAGCGCCGCGATGATCCTCACCCTCATCGGCCTGGGCAAATGGCTGGAAGCCCGCGCCAAGGGAAGAGCCGGCGAAGCCATCGAAGCCCTCCTTGATCTCGGCGCAAAACAGGCCTTCGTCCAACGTGATGGCCAGTGGACCGCTGTCGACGTCTCCGAACTCCAGCCCGGTGACCTGCTGCGCGTGCGCGCCGGCGAAAAGATCCCCACCGACGCCGAAGTCATCGAGGGGCAGAGCGACGTCAACGAGGCCATGGTCACCGGCGAATCCGTCCCGGTCACCCGCGTCCCCGGAGACAACGTCATCGGTGGCACCATCTCCACCGACGGCCAGCTCATCCTCCGCGCCACCCGCGTCGGCAAAGACACCGCCCTCGCCCAGATCGCCCGGCAGGTCGAAGAAGCTCAAGAATCCAAAGCCAACATCCAGCGCCTCGTCGATCGCATCTCCGCCATCTTCGTTCCCGCCGTCATCCTCATCGCCCTCGCCACCTTCACCGCCTGGGCAATCCTCGACTCCCCCTCCGCCGCCATCCTCCCGGCCGTCGCCGTCCTGGTCATCGCCTGCCCCTGCGCCCTCGGCCTGGCCACCCCCACAGCCATGATGGTCGGCTCCGGCAAAGGCGCCTCCCTCGGCGTCCTCATCCGCAATGCCCAGGCCTTAGAGCGCGCCCGCGCCCTGCACGCCGTCGTCTTCGACAAGACCGGCACCCTCACCACCGGCAACATGACCCTCACCGACATCCTCCCCCTGGGCGGAAACTCCAACGACCTCCTCGCCATCGCCGCATCCATCGAAGAAGCAGGTCAGCACCCCATCGGCATGGCCATCCTTCGCGCCGCTCAAGAGCGCGGCCTCCCTCTCCCCTCCATCTCCAACTTCAAAACCATCGCCGGCGACGGCGTCACCGCCTCCCATAACGGCCAGACCATCGCCATCGGAAAGCCCTCCTGGGTCCAGGACTTCACCGGCGCATCCCTCCCCACCGACGACATCGCGCGCCTGCGAAACCAGGGCAAAACCGTCGTCGCCATGGCCTCCCCCGACACTCCCCTGGCCCTCTTCGCCGTCGAAGACGCCCCCCACGACGACGCCCCCGCCCTCATCGACTGGCTCCACAAACGCGGCACCGAAACCTGGCTCATCACCGGCGACAACCCCCAGACCGCCCGCATCATCGCCGAGCGCGTCGGAATCCCCCCCGAGCGCGTCAAAGCCGAGGTGCGCCCCGGCGACAAAGCCGCCGCCGTCAAAGACATCCAGAACCAGGGCCAGAAAGTCGTCGCCATGATCGGCGACGGCGTCAACGATGCCCCCGCCTTAGCCCAGGCCGACCTCGGCATCGCCATCGGCTCCGGCACCGACGTGGCCATCGAGTCCGCCGACATCACCCTGATGACCTCCTCCCTCGACGGCGTCCGCCGCGCGATCGCCCTCTCCGCGGCCACCTACAATAAGATCCGTCAGAACCTCTTCTGGGCCTTTGTCTACAACACCGTCCTCATCCCCGTCGCCGCACTAGGCCTGCTTCGCCCCGCCTTCGCCGCCATGGCCATGGCCCTCTCCAGCGTGAGCGTCGTCACCAACGCTCTGCTCCTCAAACGCCGCGACTTCACAAAACCTTAA
- a CDS encoding phosphatidate cytidylyltransferase produces MSKKKSDLIPRLITAIVALPLLISLIVYAPAWLFFAFIALVGAISIWEFCGITFSAEHPGGRLIAMLLGVGLMNVLYFAESFFVPALAATTLAIFLYFLFAFKEQARVTHQIGSAITAILYGGVLITFIALLGRDGGDAGPMWILMTLAIVWASDTGAYFSGRAFGKHKLYPSVSPNKSVEGAIGGVLASVIFALAFQALYNTLAPDTWNTLSILQILALAIPANILGQTGDLAESLVKRAHDVKDSGTIIYGHGGILDRIDALFFASPWVYYFMKFTSGGF; encoded by the coding sequence ATGTCCAAGAAAAAGTCCGATCTCATCCCCCGCCTCATCACCGCGATCGTGGCGCTGCCCCTGCTCATCTCCCTGATCGTCTACGCGCCCGCCTGGCTCTTCTTCGCCTTCATCGCGCTCGTCGGCGCCATCTCCATCTGGGAGTTCTGCGGCATCACCTTCAGCGCTGAACATCCCGGCGGACGCCTCATCGCCATGCTCCTGGGCGTTGGCCTGATGAACGTCCTCTACTTCGCCGAATCCTTCTTCGTGCCGGCCCTGGCCGCTACCACCCTGGCGATCTTTCTCTACTTCCTCTTCGCCTTCAAAGAGCAGGCCCGCGTTACCCACCAGATCGGCTCCGCCATCACCGCCATCCTCTACGGCGGCGTCCTCATCACCTTCATCGCCCTCCTGGGCCGCGACGGTGGCGATGCCGGCCCCATGTGGATCCTCATGACCCTGGCCATTGTCTGGGCCTCCGACACCGGCGCCTACTTCAGCGGACGCGCGTTCGGCAAACACAAGCTCTACCCCTCGGTCAGCCCCAACAAATCCGTCGAAGGCGCCATCGGCGGTGTCCTCGCCAGCGTCATCTTCGCCCTCGCTTTCCAGGCCCTCTACAACACCCTGGCTCCCGACACCTGGAACACCTTGTCCATCCTCCAGATCCTCGCGCTCGCCATCCCCGCCAACATCCTCGGCCAGACCGGCGACCTCGCTGAATCCCTCGTCAAGCGCGCACACGACGTCAAAGACAGCGGCACCATCATCTACGGCCACGGCGGAATCCTCGACCGCATCGACGCGTTGTTTTTTGCCTCCCCCTGGGTCTACTACTTCATGAAGTTCACCTCCGGGGGCTTCTGA
- a CDS encoding prolipoprotein diacylglyceryl transferase, which yields MNLLGVLPYWQLGPWELGPLTLHSFGLSVAIGVALALSILGSRGQKILGVSGDRMQNFGMWLLIFGWCFSHVFEVVAYQPHIILEDPLVLFKVWGSISSVGGLIGGVIAFLIWRVRNPYEDHIGWSNVAAFTLPIAFFFGRIGCALVHDHPGADATDFIVWEWIRSIFGDSLPEIWPLALQYPDGVPRHDLGFYEAIVFFFLTLFVLYKGRKPQRRGYYLWTLPLLYAPFRFLFDFLRVTPGEAGLHGDTRYLMLTPAQWVAIGMLILGLFLWSKLRNEPVETWKGLETPPSDKDQSASSSK from the coding sequence ATGAACCTGCTCGGGGTCCTCCCCTACTGGCAGCTCGGCCCCTGGGAGCTGGGTCCGCTCACCCTCCACTCCTTCGGCCTCTCCGTCGCCATCGGCGTCGCCCTGGCCCTCTCCATCCTCGGAAGCCGCGGCCAGAAGATCCTCGGCGTCTCCGGCGACCGCATGCAGAACTTCGGCATGTGGCTCCTCATCTTCGGATGGTGCTTCAGCCACGTCTTCGAAGTCGTCGCCTACCAGCCCCACATCATCCTTGAGGATCCCCTGGTCCTCTTCAAAGTCTGGGGCTCCATCTCCAGCGTGGGTGGCTTGATCGGCGGTGTGATCGCCTTCCTCATCTGGCGCGTTCGCAATCCCTACGAAGACCACATCGGCTGGTCCAACGTCGCTGCCTTTACGCTGCCCATCGCCTTCTTCTTCGGCCGCATCGGTTGCGCACTCGTCCACGATCACCCCGGCGCTGACGCCACCGACTTCATTGTCTGGGAGTGGATCCGCTCGATCTTCGGCGACTCCCTCCCCGAAATCTGGCCCCTGGCCCTCCAATACCCTGACGGCGTGCCTCGCCACGACCTCGGCTTCTACGAAGCCATCGTCTTTTTCTTCCTCACCCTCTTCGTCCTCTACAAAGGCCGAAAGCCCCAGCGCCGCGGCTACTACCTCTGGACGCTTCCCCTCCTCTACGCCCCCTTCCGCTTCCTCTTCGACTTCCTGCGCGTCACTCCCGGCGAAGCCGGCCTCCACGGCGACACCCGCTACCTGATGCTCACCCCCGCTCAATGGGTCGCCATCGGCATGCTCATCCTCGGCCTCTTCCTCTGGTCGAAGCTGCGCAACGAACCCGTCGAAACCTGGAAAGGGCTTGAGACTCCCCCCTCAGACAAAGACCAGTCCGCGTCTTCATCGAAGTAA
- a CDS encoding J domain-containing protein, whose protein sequence is MNELLVACGDVDLLKRILADLPPGRFKPVATRKGTGIAPKLVGRPVAAAVVHRDLADNATAQLISELRAHLPQLPILLLYPDQAPQNAPVSRALRYPVPGPVFRNALNALLPRHHSKADLEQWRAFYNETKQRLERAPSQSYFQLMGLNNGAPHHKIVKAFDALSLRFHPDRYDQYKSERWGQALYDYVNAFYKLLTEAYAVIGDRRLRARYEQALASGTLRLDPEASNMTERGPRTLDEISTNPNARKFLKLAQRDLAMGNTAAALQNLQFAQSMEPQNAAIQQKIAELQSS, encoded by the coding sequence ATGAACGAACTCCTCGTGGCCTGCGGCGATGTCGACCTCCTCAAGCGCATCCTGGCCGATCTTCCTCCCGGCCGTTTCAAACCCGTCGCCACCCGTAAAGGCACAGGCATCGCACCCAAACTCGTCGGCCGCCCCGTGGCCGCCGCCGTCGTGCACCGGGATCTGGCCGACAACGCCACCGCTCAGCTCATCTCCGAGCTTCGTGCGCACCTCCCCCAACTTCCCATCCTTTTGCTCTACCCCGACCAGGCCCCACAAAACGCCCCGGTCTCCCGCGCCCTGCGCTACCCGGTCCCCGGCCCCGTCTTCCGCAACGCTCTCAACGCCCTGCTCCCCCGGCATCACTCCAAAGCCGACCTTGAGCAGTGGAGAGCCTTCTACAATGAGACGAAACAACGCCTGGAGCGCGCCCCCTCCCAGAGCTACTTCCAGCTTATGGGCCTCAACAACGGCGCCCCCCACCACAAAATCGTCAAAGCCTTCGATGCGCTCAGCCTCCGCTTTCACCCCGACCGCTACGACCAGTATAAATCCGAACGCTGGGGCCAGGCGCTCTACGACTACGTCAACGCCTTTTACAAGCTCTTGACCGAAGCCTACGCCGTCATCGGCGACCGACGCCTGCGCGCACGCTACGAGCAGGCGCTCGCCAGCGGCACACTCCGCCTCGACCCCGAAGCTTCCAACATGACCGAGCGCGGCCCCCGCACCCTCGACGAGATCTCCACCAACCCCAACGCCCGCAAGTTCCTCAAGCTCGCCCAACGCGACCTCGCCATGGGTAACACCGCCGCCGCCCTGCAAAACCTCCAGTTCGCCCAGAGCATGGAACCCCAAAACGCCGCCATCCAACAAAAGATCGCCGAACTCCAGAGTTCCTAG